One Fusobacterium ulcerans DNA segment encodes these proteins:
- a CDS encoding ABC transporter permease translates to MALGTIFRRNLKWRIQNPITIIMSILQPMLWLIFYSKAAEMTMKGETGGNYIEFILPGILVLVIFSSSGSSGISNYITKKNGSFYRILISPVKRSDIILGHLLETITVSFLEIGILIAISAFSSIYIRSGIKGIIVIIILLFLTAFFTAGVSYFLSLLLPNEDAFFTVINTLVLPVFFISTALFPLKNMTGNFRTAVLMNPFTHIIENIRNLMMNQYICWKEVIFTGGIFFILCCIIFGAILSKLKGDKKV, encoded by the coding sequence ATGGCTCTAGGAACAATTTTCAGAAGAAATTTAAAGTGGCGTATCCAGAATCCAATAACTATAATAATGAGTATCCTACAACCTATGTTATGGCTTATTTTTTATAGCAAAGCAGCTGAAATGACCATGAAAGGAGAGACAGGAGGAAATTATATTGAATTTATACTTCCAGGAATATTAGTGCTTGTTATTTTTTCAAGTTCAGGGAGTAGTGGGATAAGTAACTATATAACTAAAAAGAATGGAAGTTTTTACAGAATATTAATATCACCTGTAAAAAGAAGTGATATTATTTTAGGACATCTTCTTGAAACTATTACTGTTTCTTTTTTAGAAATTGGGATATTGATTGCAATTTCAGCTTTTTCATCTATCTATATAAGAAGTGGAATAAAAGGAATAATTGTAATTATAATTCTTCTCTTTTTAACTGCTTTCTTTACAGCAGGGGTATCATATTTTTTAAGTCTTCTTCTCCCAAATGAAGATGCTTTTTTTACAGTAATCAATACTTTAGTTCTTCCAGTATTTTTTATAAGTACAGCACTTTTTCCATTAAAAAATATGACAGGAAATTTTAGAACAGCAGTACTCATGAATCCATTTACTCATATAATAGAAAATATAAGAAATCTTATGATGAATCAATATATTTGCTGGAAAGAAGTAATATTTACAGGAGGAATATTTTTTATACTGTGCTGTATAATTTTTGGAGCAATATTGAGTAAACTAAAAGGTGATAAAAAAGTATAG
- a CDS encoding YgiQ family radical SAM protein, whose amino-acid sequence MFLPTTMEEVRKLGWDSLDIILISGDTYIDSSYNGSALIGKWLYKHGFKVGIIAQPDINSDKDITRLGEPNLYWAVSAGCVDSMVANYTATKKKRKSDDFTPGGENTRRPDRASMVYTNLIKRFFKNGNAPIVLGGIEASLRRITHYDYWSNNLRRPLIFDAKADILSYGMGEKSMLALAQALKGGREWRNIRGLSYIAKEKKDSYLELPSFEECVKDKKEFAKAFDIFYHNCDPITAKGLCQPCGDRYLIQNPPCENFTSEELDSIYSMDFERDVHPYYKAMGEVRALDTIRTSVTTHRGCYGECNFCAIAIHQGRTVISRSQDSIVEEVKEIASAPKFKGYIADVGGPTANMYDVECSKKLKLGACQDRRCLYPQKCPALKIDHNNQVELLDKLKNIDKIKKIFIASGIRYDMILDDKRNGQIYLEEIIKDHVSGQMKIAPEHTEDKVLALMGKQGKAPLKEFKEKFYKINSKLGKKQFLTYYLIAAHPGCDEKDMLDLRRFASSELRINPEQVQVFTPTPSTYSTLMYYTEINPFTNKKLFVEKDNGKKQKQKDILIPRENNNKRR is encoded by the coding sequence ATGTTTTTGCCTACAACAATGGAAGAGGTAAGGAAATTAGGATGGGATTCTTTAGATATAATATTAATATCTGGAGATACATATATAGATTCTTCCTATAATGGAAGTGCACTGATAGGAAAATGGTTATATAAGCATGGATTTAAAGTTGGAATAATAGCTCAGCCAGATATCAACAGTGATAAGGATATTACAAGACTGGGAGAGCCTAATTTATACTGGGCAGTTTCAGCAGGATGTGTAGATTCCATGGTAGCCAACTATACAGCAACAAAAAAGAAAAGAAAAAGTGATGATTTTACTCCAGGAGGAGAAAATACAAGAAGACCAGACAGGGCTTCTATGGTGTATACCAATCTCATAAAAAGATTCTTTAAAAATGGAAATGCTCCTATAGTTTTAGGAGGAATCGAAGCAAGTTTGAGAAGAATCACTCATTATGATTACTGGAGCAATAATTTGAGAAGACCTTTGATATTTGATGCAAAGGCAGATATTCTTTCTTATGGAATGGGAGAAAAATCTATGCTGGCTCTGGCTCAGGCACTGAAAGGTGGAAGAGAATGGAGAAACATAAGAGGATTAAGTTATATAGCTAAAGAAAAAAAGGACAGCTATTTGGAGCTGCCATCTTTTGAAGAGTGTGTGAAGGACAAGAAGGAGTTTGCAAAAGCTTTTGATATATTCTATCACAACTGCGATCCAATTACGGCTAAAGGATTATGTCAGCCTTGTGGGGACAGATATTTGATACAGAATCCTCCATGTGAAAATTTTACTTCTGAGGAACTGGACAGTATTTATTCTATGGACTTTGAAAGAGATGTACATCCTTATTATAAAGCTATGGGAGAAGTGAGAGCTCTGGATACTATTAGAACTTCTGTGACTACTCATAGAGGATGCTATGGAGAATGTAATTTCTGTGCAATAGCTATTCATCAAGGAAGAACAGTTATATCAAGAAGTCAGGATTCTATTGTGGAAGAGGTAAAAGAGATAGCCTCTGCTCCTAAATTTAAAGGATACATAGCAGATGTAGGAGGACCTACTGCTAATATGTATGATGTAGAATGCAGCAAGAAATTGAAGCTGGGAGCCTGTCAGGATAGAAGATGCCTCTATCCACAGAAATGTCCAGCATTGAAAATAGATCATAACAATCAGGTAGAACTTTTAGATAAATTAAAAAATATTGATAAAATAAAAAAAATATTTATTGCATCTGGAATAAGATATGATATGATTTTAGATGATAAAAGAAATGGACAGATCTATCTTGAAGAAATAATCAAAGATCATGTATCTGGACAGATGAAAATAGCTCCTGAACATACAGAGGACAAAGTTTTAGCTCTTATGGGTAAACAGGGAAAAGCTCCTTTGAAGGAATTCAAAGAAAAATTCTATAAGATAAACAGTAAATTGGGAAAAAAACAGTTTTTAACTTATTATTTGATAGCGGCTCATCCAGGGTGTGATGAAAAAGATATGCTTGATCTGAGAAGATTTGCCTCATCTGAACTAAGGATAAATCCAGAACAGGTACAGGTATTTACCCCTACACCGTCTACATATTCTACACTTATGTACTATACAGAAATAAATCCTTTTACAAATAAGAAACTTTTTGTAGAAAAAGATAATGGAAAGAAGCAAAAACAAAAGGATATTTTAATTCCTAGAGAAAATAATAATAAGAGAAGATAA
- a CDS encoding AraC family transcriptional regulator, with translation MQCTKILTDKNNEELAVHGNYEFPCAVYFSDVSKYTAGEIAWHWHKEIEIITIYKGTLYIEIENKKFTLKKGESLFINSEEMHFMRMDAREECRIISFVFDKVLICGEKGSKIDQKYIIPLINCKELSALELTEEDSQKLIQGYFSYADEILGYEIVIRNVLSEILLNIVRENQELLEKSNGSNNTDRERMKYMLTFIHKNYSEDISLGDIAKEAFIGEREALRCFARTIGTSPIEYLQKYRIYTAAELLRKSELPVTEICLQAGFNSPSYFSKVFCRMLGMTPREYRKNKLNLDIKNKIFLLDDK, from the coding sequence ATGCAGTGTACTAAGATACTAACTGATAAAAATAATGAAGAACTTGCTGTACATGGAAATTATGAATTTCCCTGTGCTGTGTATTTTTCAGATGTATCTAAATATACAGCTGGAGAGATAGCATGGCACTGGCATAAAGAAATAGAGATAATAACTATATACAAAGGGACACTCTATATTGAGATAGAAAATAAAAAGTTTACTCTTAAAAAGGGAGAAAGTCTTTTTATAAATTCAGAAGAGATGCATTTTATGAGAATGGATGCAAGAGAGGAATGTAGAATAATATCTTTTGTATTTGATAAAGTGCTGATATGTGGAGAAAAGGGGAGTAAGATAGATCAGAAATACATAATACCTCTTATTAACTGCAAGGAGCTTTCAGCATTGGAGCTAACAGAAGAGGATTCTCAGAAACTCATACAAGGATATTTTTCCTATGCTGATGAAATATTAGGCTATGAAATAGTAATAAGAAATGTACTAAGTGAAATACTATTGAATATAGTGAGAGAAAATCAGGAGCTTTTAGAAAAATCCAATGGGAGTAATAATACAGACAGAGAACGAATGAAGTATATGCTGACTTTTATACATAAAAATTACTCTGAAGATATAAGTCTTGGAGATATAGCAAAGGAAGCATTTATAGGAGAAAGGGAAGCATTGAGATGTTTTGCAAGAACAATAGGAACATCACCAATAGAATATCTACAGAAATATCGGATATATACAGCAGCAGAACTCCTTAGAAAAAGTGAACTTCCAGTAACAGAGATATGCTTGCAGGCTGGATTTAATAGTCCAAGCTACTTTTCAAAAGTATTTTGCAGAATGCTGGGAATGACTCCAAGAGAATACAGAAAAAATAAATTAAATTTAGATATAAAAAACAAGATTTTTTTATTAGATGACAAATAA
- a CDS encoding CTP synthase — MKETKYIFVTGGVVSSLGKGITASSLGRLLRERGYNVTIQKFDPYINIDPGTMNPYEHGEVFVTDDGAETDLDLGHYERFIDQNLTKYNNITTGKIYQSVINKERKGEYLGKTVQIIPHITNEIKSKIEIVGKANGSDIVITEIGGTVGDIESTPFLEAIRQFRYDVGRENVIYIHVTLLPYLKAAGELKTKPSQHSVKELMGLGIRPDILVCRTEHPISDDIRRKLSMFCDIDIDAVIEAQDAGTIYELPLVMEEKGLAKTACKKLGIEDREIDLTPWKEVVDKIKNPKERIRLAVVGKYVELKDAYISVNEAIENAAYAQGYKAEIDYIQAENLDMKRLEGYNGILVPGGFGSRGIEGKMEAIKFARENKIPFLGICLGMQLAVIEFARNVMGMSGANSTEFDKDTKYPVIDIMIDQKNIENMGGTMRLGAYPCVLKEGTLAKELYSEELIHERHRHRFEFNNKFKDEIQKAGLLISGNSPDGTLAEIVELSKEVHPFFIAGQFHPEFKTRPNNPHPLFRGFVEAIYKKQYNK, encoded by the coding sequence ATGAAAGAAACTAAGTACATATTTGTAACAGGGGGAGTAGTATCATCATTAGGAAAAGGGATAACAGCATCTTCATTAGGTAGACTGCTTAGAGAAAGAGGATATAATGTAACTATCCAAAAATTCGACCCATATATTAATATTGATCCGGGAACAATGAATCCATATGAACATGGAGAGGTTTTTGTAACTGATGATGGAGCTGAAACAGACTTAGATTTAGGACATTATGAAAGATTCATTGATCAGAATCTTACAAAATATAATAATATAACAACAGGAAAAATATATCAGTCAGTTATAAACAAAGAGAGAAAAGGGGAATATTTAGGTAAAACTGTTCAGATAATTCCTCATATTACAAATGAGATAAAATCAAAAATAGAGATAGTAGGAAAAGCTAATGGTTCAGATATAGTTATAACAGAAATTGGAGGAACAGTAGGAGATATTGAGTCTACTCCATTTTTGGAAGCAATAAGACAATTCAGATATGATGTGGGAAGAGAAAATGTTATCTACATTCATGTGACGCTTCTTCCTTACTTAAAAGCAGCAGGAGAATTAAAAACTAAGCCTTCACAGCACTCAGTAAAAGAACTTATGGGACTTGGAATAAGACCAGATATTCTTGTGTGCAGAACAGAGCATCCTATTAGTGATGATATAAGAAGAAAACTTTCAATGTTTTGTGACATAGATATAGATGCAGTAATAGAAGCACAAGATGCTGGAACTATATATGAACTTCCTCTTGTGATGGAAGAAAAGGGACTGGCAAAAACAGCTTGTAAAAAATTAGGAATAGAAGACAGAGAGATTGATCTTACACCTTGGAAAGAAGTTGTAGATAAAATAAAAAATCCAAAGGAAAGAATAAGATTAGCAGTAGTAGGAAAATATGTTGAATTAAAGGATGCCTATATCAGTGTAAATGAAGCTATAGAAAATGCAGCATATGCTCAAGGGTACAAAGCTGAAATTGACTATATTCAGGCGGAAAATCTTGATATGAAAAGACTAGAGGGATATAACGGGATACTTGTTCCAGGTGGATTTGGGAGCAGAGGAATCGAAGGGAAAATGGAGGCAATAAAATTTGCCAGAGAGAATAAAATTCCTTTTCTTGGAATATGTCTGGGAATGCAGCTTGCAGTAATTGAGTTTGCCAGAAATGTAATGGGAATGTCTGGAGCAAATTCTACAGAATTTGATAAGGATACTAAGTATCCAGTAATAGATATTATGATTGATCAAAAAAATATAGAAAACATGGGTGGAACAATGAGATTAGGAGCATATCCATGTGTGCTTAAAGAGGGAACACTTGCAAAAGAATTGTATAGTGAAGAGCTGATACATGAAAGACATAGACACAGATTTGAATTTAATAATAAATTTAAAGATGAGATACAAAAGGCAGGACTTTTAATATCAGGGAATTCTCCTGATGGGACACTGGCAGAGATAGTGGAGCTTTCAAAAGAAGTTCATCCATTCTTTATAGCAGGGCAATTCCATCCAGAATTTAAAACAAGGCCTAATAATCCTCATCCATTATTCAGAGGATTTGTAGAGGCAATATATAAAAAGCAATATAACAAATAA
- the dapA gene encoding 4-hydroxy-tetrahydrodipicolinate synthase has protein sequence MKNVEIKGVIVPLLTPMNADETINEKELRNQVNHQIKSGIHALFPLGTNGEAYILSREEKEQVLKIVVDEAKGRVPVYGGTGCVSTKETIELSLKAKEIGIDVLSIITPSFAAASQDELYEHYREVAEAVDLPIVLYNIPARTGNALAPATVEKLSKIPNIVGVKDSSGNFDNMLQYIEKTRYRKDFAVLSGNDSLILWCLLAGGKGGIAGCANVFPSTMASIYDTFVAGDLEKAREIQDSIRSFRDCFKFGNPNTIVKTAVSLLGFPVGKCRKPFCQVPEAGVEAIKKVLEANAAKGMK, from the coding sequence ATGAAAAATGTAGAAATAAAAGGAGTTATAGTACCTCTATTAACTCCTATGAATGCTGACGAAACAATAAATGAAAAAGAATTGAGAAATCAAGTAAATCATCAAATCAAATCAGGAATACATGCATTATTTCCTCTTGGAACAAATGGAGAAGCTTACATATTAAGCCGTGAAGAAAAAGAACAGGTTTTGAAAATAGTAGTAGATGAAGCAAAAGGAAGAGTTCCTGTGTATGGTGGAACTGGCTGTGTAAGTACAAAAGAAACGATAGAATTATCTCTAAAAGCTAAAGAGATAGGAATAGATGTTCTTTCTATCATCACTCCATCATTTGCTGCTGCATCTCAAGATGAACTTTATGAGCACTATAGAGAAGTGGCTGAAGCTGTAGATCTTCCAATAGTTTTATACAATATCCCAGCAAGAACAGGAAATGCCTTAGCCCCTGCTACAGTTGAAAAATTAAGTAAAATCCCTAATATAGTTGGAGTAAAAGACAGCAGCGGAAACTTTGATAATATGCTTCAATATATAGAAAAAACAAGATACAGAAAAGATTTTGCTGTACTGTCAGGAAATGACTCTCTTATCTTATGGTGTCTTTTAGCTGGAGGAAAAGGAGGAATAGCTGGTTGTGCCAACGTTTTCCCTTCTACAATGGCTTCTATCTATGATACTTTTGTAGCTGGAGATTTAGAAAAAGCTAGAGAAATTCAAGATAGTATTCGTTCTTTCAGAGATTGTTTTAAATTTGGAAACCCAAATACAATTGTAAAAACAGCTGTATCTCTTCTTGGATTCCCTGTTGGAAAATGCAGAAAACCTTTCTGTCAAGTTCCAGAAGCTGGAGTAGAAGCTATTAAAAAAGTTCTTGAAGCAAATGCTGCAAAAGGAATGAAATAA
- a CDS encoding VOC family protein encodes MNFTFNHFNFNIFNLPRSLKFYEEALGLKEVRRKEAEDGSFILVYLGDGKTNFSLELTWMRDREEPYDLGDEEFHLALVTDDYDAAYKKHKEMGCIAFENPTMGIYFVTDPDGYWIEIVPKR; translated from the coding sequence ATGAACTTTACATTTAACCACTTTAATTTTAATATTTTTAATCTGCCTAGAAGTTTAAAATTCTACGAAGAAGCTCTTGGACTTAAAGAAGTAAGAAGAAAAGAAGCAGAAGATGGAAGTTTTATCCTTGTATATTTAGGAGATGGAAAAACTAACTTCTCTTTGGAACTGACTTGGATGAGAGATAGAGAAGAGCCTTATGATCTTGGAGATGAGGAATTTCACTTAGCTTTAGTTACTGATGATTATGATGCTGCCTACAAAAAGCATAAAGAGATGGGATGTATAGCTTTTGAAAATCCTACTATGGGAATCTATTTTGTAACTGATCCTGATGGATACTGGATAGAAATAGTACCTAAAAGATAA
- a CDS encoding ABC transporter ATP-binding protein, translating into MEIIQINNLIKNYKNREKVLDIEKLIIKQGEIFSLLGPNGAGKSTLINILTTYLNYNGGEVKISGKDLRKESQEIRKEIACVAQNISIDEHLSLEENLIFQGELYGIAKNELKNRVEIFIHEFDLEEYREYPVSTYSGGVKRRLDIAVNMISYPKILFLDEPTVGIDIHSRKSIWKMMRRIKEKYGATIFLTTHYLEEAQELSDYICILKNGNIAAQGTIDSLGKYINQKIVKIGFENEEIAEYVKEKIFERDDIELKKDELYLKINNQSEITHLNKILLDNKINFVYFGLLKPDLEEIFLNIMKESKEGEKIWL; encoded by the coding sequence ATGGAAATAATTCAGATAAATAATCTTATAAAAAATTATAAAAACAGAGAGAAAGTATTAGATATAGAAAAACTTATAATTAAACAGGGAGAAATTTTTTCACTTTTAGGACCTAATGGAGCTGGGAAATCAACTTTGATAAATATATTGACCACTTATTTAAATTATAATGGTGGTGAAGTGAAAATATCAGGAAAAGATTTAAGAAAAGAGAGTCAGGAAATAAGAAAAGAAATAGCTTGTGTAGCACAAAATATATCTATTGATGAACATCTTTCTTTAGAGGAAAATTTAATTTTTCAAGGGGAATTGTATGGAATAGCAAAAAATGAACTTAAAAACAGAGTAGAAATATTCATACATGAATTTGACTTGGAAGAATATAGAGAATATCCAGTTTCTACATATTCAGGAGGGGTAAAAAGAAGATTGGATATTGCTGTGAATATGATATCATATCCTAAAATATTATTTTTAGATGAACCAACAGTGGGAATAGATATACATTCAAGAAAATCTATATGGAAAATGATGAGAAGAATAAAAGAAAAATATGGTGCAACTATTTTTTTAACGACACATTACCTTGAAGAAGCTCAGGAATTAAGTGATTATATATGTATATTAAAAAATGGAAATATAGCAGCTCAGGGAACTATTGATAGTTTAGGAAAATACATAAATCAAAAGATTGTAAAGATAGGATTTGAAAATGAAGAAATTGCTGAATATGTAAAAGAAAAAATTTTTGAGAGAGATGATATAGAGTTAAAAAAAGATGAACTTTATTTAAAAATAAATAATCAGAGTGAAATTACCCATTTAAATAAGATTTTATTGGATAACAAAATAAACTTTGTATATTTTGGGTTATTAAAACCAGATTTAGAAGAAATTTTTTTGAATATTATGAAGGAAAGTAAAGAGGGTGAAAAAATATGGCTCTAG
- a CDS encoding AraC family transcriptional regulator: MEWIERLNEAVEYIEMNLENKIDYTKASKIACCSVYHFQRMFSYIAGVTLGEYIRRRKMTKAAFELQRSDIKILELSAKYGYDSPTSFSRAFQSIHKISPSIARNKNITLKTYPKLTFSLSVKGEEELEYYITEKDSLDILGIGKKIELDMEKNFFEIPDFWNENIKNKNIEKLLKYNAKDKNILGVSLYNNKEVWYYIAVFNDREGEDGMERHKIPGGTWAVFRCSSPFLENSQKIYRRFYTEWLPHSGYTYGETADIEIYPDSNEKDMEIWFSIK; encoded by the coding sequence ATGGAATGGATAGAAAGACTCAATGAAGCTGTTGAATATATAGAAATGAATCTTGAAAATAAAATAGATTATACTAAAGCTTCTAAAATAGCCTGCTGTTCTGTCTATCATTTTCAGAGAATGTTTTCATATATTGCAGGGGTAACATTGGGAGAATATATCAGAAGAAGAAAAATGACAAAAGCTGCTTTTGAGCTCCAAAGAAGTGATATAAAGATACTGGAACTTTCAGCTAAATATGGATATGATTCACCAACTTCTTTCAGTAGAGCTTTTCAAAGTATACATAAAATTTCTCCCTCTATTGCTAGAAATAAAAATATAACATTAAAAACATATCCTAAATTAACATTTTCACTTTCAGTTAAAGGAGAAGAGGAATTAGAGTACTATATAACTGAAAAAGATTCTCTTGATATATTAGGAATTGGAAAAAAGATTGAATTGGATATGGAGAAAAATTTTTTTGAAATTCCTGATTTCTGGAATGAAAATATAAAAAATAAAAATATAGAAAAATTATTAAAATATAATGCAAAGGATAAAAATATCCTTGGAGTTTCATTATATAACAATAAGGAAGTTTGGTACTATATAGCTGTCTTTAATGATAGAGAAGGTGAAGATGGTATGGAAAGGCATAAAATACCTGGAGGAACATGGGCAGTTTTTAGATGTTCATCTCCTTTTTTAGAAAATTCACAGAAAATTTACAGAAGATTCTATACTGAGTGGCTTCCACATTCAGGATATACTTATGGTGAGACTGCAGATATAGAAATTTATCCTGACAGCAATGAAAAGGATATGGAAATATGGTTTTCTATAAAATAA
- the der gene encoding ribosome biogenesis GTPase Der, with the protein MKPIVAIVGRPNVGKSTLFNNLVGDRIAIVDDMPGVTRDRLYRETEWNGVEFVVVDTGGLEPRNNEFMMTKIKEQAEVAMNEADVILFVVDGKSGVNPLDEEIAYILRKKQKPIILCVNKIDNFLQQQDDVYDFWGLGFEHLIPVSGAHKVNLGDMLDMVTEMIEKIDLPEEEEDVLKLAIIGKPNAGKSSLVNRLSGEERTIVSDIAGTTRDAIDTIVQYKDNKYMIIDTAGIRRKSKVEESLEYYSVLRAIKTIKRADVCILMLDGKEGLTEQDKRIAGIAAEELKPIVVVVNKWDLVDKNKVSMKSMKEELYAELPFLSYAPIEFVSALTGQRTTKILEISDTIYEEYTKRISTGILNTVLKDAVLMNNPPTRKGRVVKINYATQVSSAPPKFVLFCNYPELIHFSYARYIENKFREAFGFDGSPILISFEKKNAEKD; encoded by the coding sequence ATGAAGCCTATTGTTGCAATCGTTGGAAGACCAAATGTTGGAAAATCGACACTTTTCAATAATCTGGTAGGAGACAGAATAGCTATAGTTGATGACATGCCAGGTGTTACAAGAGACAGACTATATAGAGAGACAGAATGGAATGGAGTGGAATTTGTTGTTGTAGATACTGGAGGTCTTGAGCCAAGAAACAATGAATTTATGATGACAAAAATAAAGGAACAGGCAGAAGTTGCTATGAATGAAGCTGATGTTATCCTTTTTGTAGTTGATGGAAAATCAGGAGTTAACCCTCTTGATGAAGAGATAGCATATATCCTTAGAAAAAAACAGAAGCCTATTATTTTATGTGTAAATAAGATAGATAATTTCCTTCAGCAGCAAGATGATGTTTATGATTTCTGGGGACTTGGATTTGAACACCTTATCCCAGTTTCAGGAGCACACAAGGTAAACCTTGGAGATATGCTGGATATGGTAACTGAAATGATAGAAAAAATCGACTTGCCAGAAGAGGAAGAAGATGTATTGAAACTTGCTATCATCGGGAAGCCAAATGCTGGAAAATCTTCACTGGTAAACAGATTATCAGGAGAAGAGAGAACTATTGTAAGTGATATAGCAGGAACTACAAGAGATGCTATTGACACTATAGTTCAATACAAAGATAACAAATACATGATAATAGATACTGCTGGTATCAGAAGAAAATCAAAAGTAGAAGAAAGCCTTGAATACTATTCTGTATTGAGAGCTATTAAAACTATAAAGAGAGCAGATGTATGTATCCTTATGCTTGATGGTAAAGAGGGACTTACTGAGCAGGACAAAAGAATAGCAGGAATAGCTGCTGAAGAATTGAAGCCAATAGTTGTAGTAGTTAACAAATGGGACTTGGTAGATAAGAATAAAGTATCTATGAAGAGTATGAAAGAGGAACTTTATGCTGAGCTTCCTTTCTTATCATATGCTCCAATAGAGTTTGTTTCAGCTCTTACAGGACAAAGAACTACAAAAATACTTGAAATATCAGATACAATCTATGAAGAATATACTAAGAGAATATCTACTGGTATCTTGAATACAGTATTGAAAGACGCAGTATTGATGAATAATCCACCTACTAGAAAAGGTAGAGTAGTTAAAATCAATTATGCTACACAAGTTTCAAGTGCACCACCAAAATTTGTATTGTTCTGTAACTATCCAGAACTTATACACTTCTCATATGCTAGATATATTGAGAATAAATTCAGAGAGGCATTTGGATTTGATGGATCACCTATCCTTATCAGCTTTGAAAAGAAAAATGCAGAAAAAGACTAG
- a CDS encoding four-carbon acid sugar kinase family protein, which translates to MIKLVIIADDLTGALDTGVQFSKKNMSTIVTTDLNFNFEDICKEADVVVVDTESRHIPAAEAKERVKSILSKFNKKEIRFFYKKTDSTLRGNLGSEIEGFMEGLNINEVSFIPAFPSGKRTVKDGVLYVNNVKLAETQFAMDILNPVTDSFIPDIIKKQSDINVKLKDINEEFSPLDDKEKHIYIFDSENMEDMENIGKVLYNKNKLNYTIGNAGFAEILTHYIKSDTKKEEIILEDDRILFVCGSVNITSLKQCKYAEKIGYCSDSLKFGNIISEDYKNSDNYITDKEYFKEKINNNKKFLLRTSDSEDVIKKAIEYTEKNSISMEDLTSNIANSTGQLVSDLIREHEIRNLIIFGGDTLMGILKNIGCQYIIPVSEIFPGVVFTRAVGKDTAINVITKAGGFGEESIIERINEFLEKHSI; encoded by the coding sequence ATGATAAAGCTTGTAATTATTGCTGATGATTTAACTGGTGCTTTAGATACAGGGGTTCAGTTTTCTAAAAAAAATATGTCTACCATTGTTACAACTGACTTAAACTTCAACTTCGAAGATATCTGCAAAGAAGCTGATGTAGTAGTCGTTGACACTGAAAGCAGACATATTCCTGCTGCTGAAGCTAAGGAAAGAGTAAAATCTATCCTTTCTAAATTTAATAAAAAAGAAATAAGATTCTTCTACAAGAAAACTGATTCCACTTTGAGAGGGAATCTAGGAAGTGAAATAGAAGGATTTATGGAGGGGTTGAATATTAATGAGGTTTCATTTATACCAGCTTTCCCATCAGGAAAGAGAACTGTAAAAGATGGTGTACTCTATGTAAATAATGTAAAATTAGCAGAAACTCAATTTGCTATGGATATACTGAATCCTGTAACAGATAGCTTTATTCCTGACATAATAAAAAAGCAGTCAGATATAAATGTAAAATTAAAAGATATCAACGAGGAATTTTCTCCACTAGATGATAAAGAAAAACATATCTATATTTTTGATTCTGAAAATATGGAGGACATGGAAAATATTGGAAAAGTTCTGTATAATAAAAACAAATTGAACTATACTATTGGAAATGCTGGATTTGCAGAAATCCTTACACACTATATCAAGAGCGATACTAAAAAAGAAGAGATTATTTTAGAAGATGACAGAATTCTTTTTGTATGTGGAAGTGTAAATATTACCTCTCTTAAACAGTGTAAATATGCAGAAAAAATTGGATATTGTTCAGATAGCTTGAAGTTTGGGAATATAATTTCAGAAGATTATAAGAATTCTGACAATTATATAACTGATAAAGAATATTTTAAGGAAAAAATTAACAATAATAAAAAGTTCCTTTTAAGAACTTCTGATTCAGAAGATGTAATAAAAAAAGCTATTGAATATACAGAGAAAAATAGTATTTCTATGGAAGATTTAACTTCTAATATAGCAAACAGTACAGGACAGCTTGTTTCTGACTTGATAAGAGAACATGAGATAAGAAATCTGATAATTTTTGGCGGAGATACTCTTATGGGTATCCTAAAAAATATAGGATGTCAATATATAATCCCTGTGAGTGAAATCTTCCCAGGTGTAGTATTTACTAGAGCAGTAGGAAAAGATACTGCTATAAATGTTATTACTAAAGCTGGTGGATTTGGAGAAGAGAGCATCATAGAGAGAATCAATGAATTTTTAGAAAAACACAGCATTTAA